Within Caminibacter pacificus, the genomic segment GTTTAGCAAGAACCATACCTCTTTCAACTTCGTCTTTTCCGATACCTCTTAGAAGTACCCCTACGTTGTCACCAGCTTGAGCTTCGTCCATTTCTTTTCTGAACATTTCGATACCAGTAACTTTTGTAGTTCTTGTTTCTCTGAATCCAACGATATCAACATCGTCACCAAGTTTTAAGATACCTCTTTCAATTCTACCTGTAACAACTGTACCCCTACCAGAAATAGAGAATACGTCTTCGATTGGCATTAGGAAATCTTTTTCAGTATCTCTCTCAGGAGTTGGAATATATTCGTCAACTGCGTTCATAAGTTCCATAATTTTTTCTGACCACTCACCAAGTTGACCAGCTTTTACTTCTTCAAGTGCTTTAAGAGCAGAACCAGCGATAACAGGTGCATTGTCACCGTCGAAATCATATTCGCTTAATAGTTCTCTAACTTCCATTTCAACTAATTCAAGAAGCTCTTCATCGTCTACCATATCTTGTTTATTTAAGAACACAACGATAGCTGGTACACCAACTTGTCTTGAAAGTAGAATGTGCTCTCTTGTTTGTGGCATAGGACCGTCAGTAGCAGCAACAACTAAGATTGCTCCGTCCATTTGCGCAGCACCAGTAATCATGTTTTTAACGTAGTCTGCGTGTCCTGGACAGTCTACGTGAGCGTAGTGTCTTTTTTCAGTTTCGTATTCAACGTGAGATGTATTAATTGTAATACCTCTTTGTCTTTCTTCTGGTGCGTTGTCGATTTGATCGTAGTCTTTCATTTCTGCGAAACCTTTCATCGCAAGAACACCAGAAATAGCTGCTGTAAGAGTAGTTTTACCGTGGTCAACGTGTCCGATAGTACCAATATTAACGTGTGGTTTAGTTCTTTGGAATTTTTCTTTTGCCATTTTATTCCTCCATTTAAAATTTTTAAAAATTAGCTCTTTTATGGTCTCCAACAAGGCCTTGCTGGAGCCCATAGCCGGGATTGAACCGGCGACCTCTTCCTTACCAAGGAAGTGCTCTGCCACTGAGCTATATGGGCAAAAACACTGCTAGCAATGTTTTGTTTAACAAAACAATAATTAATTATGGGAGTGTATGAGCAGACAACATTATTAAAGTAGTTTGCTCAGCTCCCAGTTTCTCAGTACTGGAGCGGGCGACGGGACTCGAACCCGCGACCCTCAGCTTGGAAGGCTGACGCTCTAGCCAACTGAGCTACGCCCGCTCATGGTGGTGGGGGCAGGATTCGAACCTGCGAAGGCGAACGCCAACGGGTTTACAGCCCGTCCCCTTTGGCCACTCGGGAACCCCACCAGTTTAACTGGTCAAACGCTGAATTAATCAATGGAGCCGGCGAAGGGACTCGAACCCCCGACCTGCTGATTACAAATCAGCTGCTCTAGCCAACTGAGCTACGCCGGCATCTCTTTATTTGTCTTTGTGGATTGAAATTATATGTAAAAACATATCCCATGTCAAGACTTTTTTGATAAAAAAATAAAAAAATCTATTATTTTATTTTTCCATTGCTTTTTCTATTAACCTAACATTAAACTCACATTGTTTAGGATAATCTTTAAAATATTTTGTCCCACTAAAAACACCGCTACTTAATTGTTTATCATACTCATAATAATGTTGTTTTCTATCTTTTGTATTGTAAGTTATTGATTCTGTTAAACCACCAGGACTTACATATTTTATTGATTTTTTTATATATTCAAAATAAAAACCACATTCTACAGCTTTATTCACTATTCTTTCCAACCTATAAGC encodes:
- the tuf gene encoding elongation factor Tu; this encodes MAKEKFQRTKPHVNIGTIGHVDHGKTTLTAAISGVLAMKGFAEMKDYDQIDNAPEERQRGITINTSHVEYETEKRHYAHVDCPGHADYVKNMITGAAQMDGAILVVAATDGPMPQTREHILLSRQVGVPAIVVFLNKQDMVDDEELLELVEMEVRELLSEYDFDGDNAPVIAGSALKALEEVKAGQLGEWSEKIMELMNAVDEYIPTPERDTEKDFLMPIEDVFSISGRGTVVTGRIERGILKLGDDVDIVGFRETRTTKVTGIEMFRKEMDEAQAGDNVGVLLRGIGKDEVERGMVLAKPGSITPHTKFEAEVYALTKEEGGRHKPFFNGYRPQFYIRTTDVTGTIQLPEGVEMVMPGDNVKLTVELIAPIALEEGTRFAIREGGRTVGAGVVTKIIE